A stretch of Castanea sativa cultivar Marrone di Chiusa Pesio chromosome 2, ASM4071231v1 DNA encodes these proteins:
- the LOC142626075 gene encoding E3 ubiquitin-protein ligase WAVH1, which yields MVTGWRRAFCTSIPKDRETNKVISTEKHQNQHCENSNQSPRISSKFGFFSNPSTPRLQSLPVSSPSLRCRTSLTNTATPTSSVPNSPKLHCKTATTPKKNNSPRLFQLSNPPSPKSPSSFSLLKATLRLSKSRCGICLQSVKSGQGTAIFTAECSHTFHFNCISSHIKKHRLLVCPVCNTNWKELPLLAFHQNPVSQAAEHNNDNNKVKTKTLRVYNDDEPLMSPTPGARFNPIPESADENEDDQNDTVEFQGFFVNSTPTDVFRHVDVSLLPEAAVVAVGKNYETYAVVLKLKAPCGTTSSRSARRAPIDLVTVVDVSTNMSGPKLVMMKRALRLVVSSLCATDRLSIVAFSATSKRLLPLTRMTTNGRRSARKMVDALCCVGQGACANDALKKAAKVLEDRRERNPVASIMLLSNESGTDHSVNHKRSSPVVYSTRLSQIPVHTVCFGAWDHEDAFAKCVGGLLSVVVQDLRVQLGFASGSAPAEIAAVYALTGRPAGLGSGSVKLGDLYAEEERELLVELKLKVKLPASSIGPHYVLSVRPSYKDPTTQELVFCKEQALLVPRPQPVRSSSPSIQRLRNLHVTTRAVAESRRLAEHNNLSGAHHMLTSARALLMQSSSESADEYIRGLEAELAELHKRRLSQLQSQRQRGNERVEEKPEPLTPTSAWRAAERLAKVAIMRKSMNRVSDLHGFENARF from the exons ATGGTGACTGGTTGGAGAAGAGCGTTTTGCACATCAATCCCCAAAGATAGAGAAACCAACAAAGTAATATCAACAGAGAAGCATCAAAACCAGCATTGCGAGAATAGCAATCAGAGCCCCAGAATCAGCTCCAAGTTCGGATTTTTCTCCAACCCATCAACACCTCGCTTGCAATCTCTGCCAGTCTCAAGCCCAAGTCTCCGGTGCCGAACCTCCCTCACCAACACCGCAACACCCACTTCATCGGTACCCAATAGCCCAaaactccattgtaaaaccgcAACTACTCCAAAGAAAAACAACAGCCCAAGATTGTTCCAGCTCTCCAATCCTCCTTCCCCCAAATCACCCTCCAGCTTCTCACTCCTCAAAGCTACGTTAAGACTCTCCAAA AGTAGATGTGGAATCTGTTTACAGAGCGTGAAGTCAGGTCAAGGAACGGCCATTTTCACCGCCGAATGTTCTCACACTTTCCACTTCAATTGCATTTCTTCCCACATCAAAAAGCACCGACTTTTGGTTTGCCCTGTTTGCAACACTAATTGGAAGGAACTACCTTTGCTTGCTTTCCATCAGAACCCAGTTAGCCAAGCAGCAGAGCATAATAATGACAATAACAAAGTCAAAACCAAGACTTTGCGAGTATACAACGACGATGAGCCATTGATGTCTCCCACTCCCGGTGCTCGCTTCAATCCCATACCGGAATCAGCTGACGAAAACGAAGATGACCAAAACGACACCGTCGAGTTCCAGGGCTTTTTCGTCAATTCCACTCCTACTGATGTTTTCAGACACGTGGATGTGAGTTTGTTGCCTGAGGCCGCCGTGGTTGCTGTTGGAAAGAATTACGAGACGTACGCTGTCGTTTTGAAGCTCAAAGCTCCGTGCGGAACGACGTCGTCTCGCTCGGCGCGTCGAGCTCCGATTGATTTAGTGACCGTGGTTGACGTCAGTACAAACATGAGTGGGCCCAAGCTCGTGATGATGAAACGCGCTTTGCGTTTGGTTGTGTCGTCGCTCTGTGCCACTGACCGTCTCTCTATCGTCGCGTTCTCAGCCACTTCGAAGCGGTTGTTGCCGTTAACGAGGATGACAACTAACGGCCGTAGATCCGCGAGAAAGATGGTCGACGCGCTGTGCTGCGTTGGCCAGGGCGCGTGTGCTAACGACGCGCTCAAAAAGGCTGCGAAGGTTCTTGAAGATCGTCGAGAGAGGAACCCAGTTGCGAGCATAATGCTTCTATCAAACGAGAGCGGAACTGATCATTCGGTCAATCACAAGCGCAGCTCTCCAGTGGTGTACTCCACGCGCCTCTCTCAAATCCCCGTCCACACCGTGTGTTTCGGCGCGTGGGATCACGAGGACGCGTTTGCTAAATGTGTTGGTGGTTTGTTAAGTGTTGTGGTCCAGGATCTTAGAGTTCAACTGGGGTTCGCGTCCGGGTCCGCCCCTGCCGAGATTGCTGCGGTATATGCACTAACGGGTCGGCCCGCTGGTCTCGGGTCGGGTTCGGTTAAACTGGGTGATCTATACGCCGAGGAAGAAAGGGAATTATTGGTGGAGTTGAAACTGAAAGTGAAATTACCAGCTTCTTCGATTGGGCCCCACTATGTTTTATCCGTACGGCCTTCTTACAAAGACCCAACCACGCAGGAGCTTGTGTTTTGCAAAGAACAGGCACTCCTCGTACCTCGTCCACAGCCCGTTCGATCTTCATCTCCGAGCATCCAACGGCTCAGGAACCTCCACGTCACGACTCGCGCCGTGGCTGAGTCTCGGCGCTTAGCCGAGCACAACAATTTGTCAGGAGCTCACCACATGTTGACCTCGGCTCGAGCCTTGTTGATGCAGTCAAGCTCAGAGTCGGCTGATGAGTATATACGCGGCTTGGAAGCCGAGCTAGCCGAGCTGCACAAGCGAAGGCTGAGCCAGCTGCAAAGCCAAAGGCAAAGAGGGAACGAACGTGTGGAAGAGAAGCCGGAGCCGCTTACGCCCACTTCGGCTTGGAGAGCCGCTGAGAGATTGGCTAAAGTGGCTATCATGAGGAAGTCAATGAATAGAGTCAGCGATTTGCACGGCTTTGAAAATGCAAGATtttag